The DNA region TACTCGATGATACTGCCTCATGCATGGATCCTTCACTGTAGCCATTATGGACTGTCGTTTCAGATACCATGTGCTACTAGGCACGTACAGAGTGGCAGATCTGTGGGCTCTGTCACCTTCTGACATGCTGGCAACGTCTTTGCAGGGCAACTTCCTTCACCTGGCAAAGGCAGATGGGGTAAGAGAGTGTTCTAATTTGTCTGTTTAGTGGAGATGTGTCATCTGTGTTCATGCTGCCCTCTTAACAATTTCTGTGTTGTGGAAATGTCCAAACATGAGCAAACATGGATCAAGAATAGAACTTCCATGTAggcatcacccagcttcaacaacTGCCAacatatattcatacacacacacacacacacacacacacacacacacacacacacacaggcatgcacacacacattactcTGTAGTAGTGATCCTATAAAAtgtgcaccccccccacccactggTTGGCCATGTGGCTCCTTCCAACAGACCACAAACTGATCCACAAAGGCAAATCTTTCCATTGTCCTGGGTAAATGTTATGCAATTTCACAACTTTGGTTATTTGTATATGGTTAACTAAAAGCTGATTACTGGTAACCTACTAGAGACGTTATAGATTGCTAAAATTGTATATTAGGTCGGGGTGGatcaacaaatatctgttgagcaCCTTCTACGTGGAGTTAGGGCAGTGCCAGAGCCCCATAGAGCTTGCCCTCTGGACCTTACTGCCATGTGTCAGGACTTAGATTCTGTCTTCATCAGGAAGTCTGGCTGCCCTGCTGCATAGGGCAGTGTTTTATAGCTCTTTATGTGAACTGCACAAGATGAAAATGATGATTCTGCTAGAAAGTGGGAACTGCCACATCAGTGGACCATGGGCCACAGTCAAAAATGTCTTAGAATTACTGCTCTAAAACATTTTTACCTTCCTACTCATTGGCGTGAGCACTGTGAAAAGGGTCTATGCCTAGAATTACCAGAATGTATGTACTTCATCAGATCAGTCTTTTTAGAAAGCCAAAAAGAGTTGCATACAGCCCATGGATTCTTTACATATTATAATAATGTCAGTgcattacatacatatatcaatGTGTTGTTTTCcataagtgtttaattttttttatgtttatttatttttgagagagagagagacagagcacgagcagggaggggtagagagagagggagacacagaatctgaagcaggttccaggttccaagctgtcagcacagagcctgatgtggggcttgaccccatgaaccacgagatcatgacccgagcccaagtcagacatttaaccacctgagccacccaggcaccccttccttcaGTGTTTTAGCTGATTCTCttagcaagcatttattgaacacccatCCTGGGCAGGCTAATCGCAGGTTCTATACATTCTGAGACAAATCAATTGGGACCATTGACCTGGAGGAACTAACCACCAGAGACACATTTTTAATGAGTTCCTATGTCTGATATAAATGTCTCCCTTTAACCAAAAGAGATGTGCAAGGTGGCCAGGAATGCTTATTTCAGGGATTCTGCTGATGTAACTTGGGAGCTGCTCAGGGTGAGACGAGTCCCCTTCTGCACCTAGGGTCCCAGAAGGGATTTTAAATAAAGGGTAATggtgaggagaagaagaaaggaaagtagaGAGAACGGAGTCCCAGTTGTGTCATGGTTAGTTGGTGACTGGGTTGGTGGGTAGGTGGGGTAATCAATGCTCTTGAAAAGTAGCTGGATGCTGATCAGGAAAGTCGGTTACTGTCCCcattagtttgctaaggctgctTTCACCACGCGCCACAAAGCGAGTGGCTCAAACAACAGAGAATTTTGTCTCaaggttctggaggccagaagtccaagatcgaggtgtGAGCAAGATTTGTTCCCAGGGGCTGTGGAAGGAGCTGttccagcctctctccttggcttggacATGGCCTTCTTCACGCTCACACAGTGTTCTCCCTGTACAGCTatgtccaaatttcttcttcttataagaacaccagccATATTGAACTAAGACCTACcataatgatctcattttaatgtGATTACCTctataaagaccctatttccaaataggtcccattctgaggtactaggggttaggactccaacgtATGAATAttgaggacacaattcaacccacacaACACTGTCTACACTGCTTTTCAAACTGCAGGATCACTTTGGTGAGCCTCAACCAGCACTCtctgaatgaaatagaaaagacaagAATTGGTATTCTGGGACCTCCCAAATAGTAGAGGAAAGTATCACTTCATTTtgattgtgtgcgtgtgtgtgtgtgtgtgtgtgtgtgtgtgtgtgtgtgtgtgtgtgtgatgtctaGTGTGTCACAATTAAGGACATTTCTAGCTTTGGGTCATAATCCAAAGTGTGAGAGTTGCTACTGCTCAAGAAGTGTAAAACCCAGAAACACTTTCAATCCGTGGATGTACGACTCTAAGGACACTCACCTTCCCATGGTGGCTTGCATTTACAGAATGTCACAATCGAAGGAGCATCTGTCATTGACAGCGACAATGCAGCCACAAATGGCGTGATACACATCATCAACAAGGTACAGACTTGCAATGTTTCACACATCCTGTTCTGTGTCTTTTGCGGGGACAGGCTACCCTTAATGTAAAAGAAACCTGTGTTGTGCCCCATGACTTTAGTGTTAAAAGTGTTTAGAGGCTCTGTTCATCCGGTCAGACTCAGCCTATTTATTCAGGCTATATTCTGCCACGGGCCCTACATCAAGGATGGTCACCTAGATTATATTTCTTACTTATGAGGATATCTTAATCAGGAACTGGAGGAGAAGCAAGGGGTTATGTATGgttttcctctcccctttctgcATTGTTGCACCCTAAAaagatgggggaaggaaggccctagaaaaaaaatggaaaagggtagaaaaggtattttgaaattttcattttcttctaagacACAATTCAACGGTACTCAAAggtatgtgattaaaaaaaaaaagcatagtggGAAATGGGAGTTTAAGCTATCCTGTAATTTTCAGTTACTATATTAGGATTTTCATTGAAAATTCAGGTGAGAAGTGAGGGTACACTGGGAACTTTTGAAAGGTGGGAAATCGGAAAAGACAATTAACTAACAgcattttaactaaaattatcCTCTCTTGGCACTTATATACTcacttttgattttaatttacagaaaagttcAACTATTTCTATTCAGAAAAGAGAGGCAATTTTAAGACTCCTAGATGCGTTATCTTGTAAAAACCTTGCAATTTCTTTGTATTAGTGAGAggcattaagaaaaacatttttgagcaagtgattcatcacttgcacaGAAATATGTTGggtttatgacttttttttaatgtctatttacttagagagagtggggggggggcggcaaagagagagagagagagagggagagagaatcccaagcaggctcctctctgtcagcgcggagcctgacgcagggcttgaatgcatgaaacgtgagatcacgaccggagctgaaatcaggaatcagacgcttaaccgactgagccacacaggcgccctgggTTTATGAAGAACATTACTTAGCAAGGGTATTTTTCTTCTCCAATCCTGGCTTTCCAAAGGACTAAAAACctttttggaaaacataaaattacccTGACTCATTTACACACCTTGTTAGTACAGCGATACCTCAGTCTGTCTCCTGAACTGAGTATTATCATGGGGCCAGTTCAGGTCTCACCTCCTCTTTCAAGCCTTCCTTCATCCCTGAGGCCCATATCATCAAGGATGGCGTGTAGTATCTAGGTACCAGCCCGTagctagctatgtgaccttgggcaagccacatAACCAatctgagcctcatttttctcctctggtaagaattaaataacaccttctcggggcacctgggtggctcagtcggttaagcgtccgacttcagctcaggtcacgatctcacactcagtgagtttgagccccgcatcgggctctgggccgatggctcagagcctggagcctgcttccgattctgtgtctccctctctctctgcccctcccccgttcatgctctgtctctctctgtctcaaaaataaataaacgttaaaaaaaattttttttaaataaataaataaataaataacaccttCTCTCTCGATGCCTGCTGCCCAGCAGGCCTTCCCTCCACAAATGCTGGTTTTatgcctttctccttcctctgtcctcccatGGGAGGAACTGGGTGTATGGTTCATCCAGCACACTATGCCCTCCCACCTGATGGCAGGTCCCAGGGGGGTGGGCCGCACCACTGTGTCCCTCGGCAGCAGTGGCACCCAGCCTCATCCACGGTGACAGTTAGGATGGTTGACAGCCCAGCAGGTACAGGGCACCGTACAAAATATCCCGTCACgttctctcatttaatttttacaccGGCCCTAAGAAAATAGACATGACTGTCCTCACGTCACAAATAGGACAGataaggggcacccaggtggctcagtcagttaagcgtcaattcttgatttcagctcaggtcatgatctcacggttcgtgagttcgagccccgcgtcgggctcggcactgacagtgcggagcctgcttgggattctctctgtctccctctctctctccctgtccctccctcgctcgtgcttgctctctctaaataaataaataaataaatggggcgcctgggtggctcagtcagttaagcgtctgacttcggctcaggtcaccatctcgcggtatatgagttcgagccccgcgttgggctctgtgctgactgctcagagtctggagcctgtttccgattctgtgtctccctctctctctgaccctcccccgttcatgccctgtctctctctgtctcaaaaataaataaacgttaaaaaaaaaaaactttataaaaaataaataaataaataaacactctttttaaaaactgagacaaCTAAGGCCCCTCATGGTTAAATAACTGGATTGAGGAAGAAGTTATGTGACCACAAAAGATTCCTGGATGCCTGTCAACTGGCTCAAGGTCTCTGCTTAGCCTCTGGGTTGCGCTGGCCCCCTAAAGACCTCCTGTACCTGCCCGTGGACCTTCGTCAGGGCCACCATGAACACTTGTACAAGTTGTGCCGTGTATAAAGGCGCCTGGCTAAAACCCAGCCCCCTTCACTCCCCAGGCTGCGCACCCATTTGGTATCGCCAAGTGTCAGAGGAAATGGTGCCCTTTTTAAAATGcgcagagaggggcgcctgggtgtcttggtcggttaagcgtccgacttcggctcaggttatgatctcatggtccgtgagttcgagcccagcatcaggctctgtgctgacagctcagagcctggagcctgtttcagattctgtgtctccctctctctctgcccctcccctgttcatgctctgtctctctctgtctcaaaaataaataaacgttaaaaaaaaaatttttaaatgcgcAGAGGCACTCTTCATTGCATATTGTCACGTGACATGAACCTATGTACCGGAGGGCAACAAGCCCTGCTGACACATGCTAACAGAGTTTGGGGGCTTACTTCCCCAGGTTCTGGTGCCTCGAAGAAGTCTAACTGGCTCCCTACCAAACCTGCTCACGCGGCTGGACCAGATGCCCAACTATTCCATCTTCCGGGGCTACATCATTGTAGGTACCACATTCTCTGCGTGACCCACTTGCTCGGGTTACCTGGCAACGGGAATCCCTCATGCGTTCTTGTCTCCCTCCATTGCAGCAATATAATCTGGCGAGTGCGATCGAGGCAGCAGATGCTTATACAGTGTTTGCTCCAAACAACGACGCCATTGAGAATTACATCCGGGAGAAGAAGATTGCAACTCTGGTAGGTATTGGGAAGGATAACCAGGCACATTATTTTCTGAACGTTCAAACTCAACCTCTTTCCATCCATCAGTCATGTACAATCTCACTCTTTCAATCAAAACTTCCTTGTCCATGTGCAGACACTTAACGTAAACCCGCACCGAGACTTTCTCCGCTTTCTTGTTTCATTCATACCCATGGAAGCACACACTGGGGCCCTTGTACACGAGGACGCAGGTGTCCCAGGAACCTGGAAGGATCCTCATAGTCACCCTCCTTCCTGGCCCTGCCTCTCCTGGCCCCGGGCCACTGAGATGTCTGCGGCAAGGACGGAGAGAGAGTGGGTGGTCTCTGTCTTCATCCTCTTCTCCCACCTCTGTCCTTCCTGGTTTCTAACATCTGGGGCTACACAGCCCAGATTTGTCAAAGGATTTTGTCAAAGAATGCAGAGCTCCAATATGACACTGTCTGCCTCAAAACCCTTGAATGCGTCCCCATCTCAGTTCAGACTACCTCCCCAGATATCTAAGGCCTCCATTAACTGGCCACCATTCATCCTCTATTCCGGTGGTGGCTCCGGAATTTTCACATAGGGGCCGGGGGTtgccctgcccccccgccccctgcccccagccccctgccccatgATGAAAGGACATGTTTGAAGGTGTATTTGCACAGCAAGCACACAGCTTTCTTTCCCTTACATCTTCAAATAGGGTGACTGAGCCCCAGATACTAACGAAATGCGGACTTACCTGTGAAGCCCCTTAGTGTCATCCTTGGGCCCACCCATTCTCTGCAGAAACCACATGGTCTAACCAGAGGGACAGTCTCAGAGACCCTAAACAAGCCAAGATGTGTTTGGTGCCTTTGTTCATATctacccacacatgcacacacacatgtgcacacacacatgtgcgtgcatacacacacacacacacacacacacacacacacacacacactgccctttTGCCTTCACTACCTCCTGAATCTCCCTACCTATTCTTCAAGTCCACTCTGACTGCCTCAGGGAAGCTGGCCCTGGCCACCAGAGCCTTCAGAAAATCTCCCCTGCCTCTGAATTCAGACCATTTGCACACCCCTGCAGTACTATCTGGGTGAATTGTCCTTTCAAGTGAGCGAACCTTAGCTCTCCAAGTAGATTATAAACTCCATGAAGTCAGGGACACTGTCCTAGATTTTTGTGACTAGCATATTGAAAAAGCAGGACACCTGGGATGGGATCAGGATCCTGGGATCTCCTCTGCCTTGCCCCAGTCCCTTTGAATGTGTCCAGtggaaaatattcttttcctcGCCTGGGATGAAACTTCAGGCAATCCCACAACTTTTCCGTTTTTCCCAAAAGTCCTATGACCATGTGAAGTCACAAACACAGTCtcaattaagttaaaaaaaattccagtaatAATCAACATGTCGAACTGGATTTCAAATCACATCTCTCACTGTTCCCTGCTGGGGCTTTGTCTAGGTGAGAAACTGGAGGAGGGGGCTTGTTCTTGAATCAACCAGGGTCCATCAGGAGACAGAAGCCATACCGGAGAGAGTTTAATATCATGAATTGTTGATCGGGTACAAAGCTGTGTAAATATAACTGAAAGGttaaaaggagggagagagaagtcagaGGTAGCAGTAGCAGGAAGCGTCTAGACCCAAAAGGCTGGAAGAGCAAAAGGAAGAGGTTAGAATTACTAAAATTTAGAGAAATGCAGAGCAAGAGCCTCTCGGAGCTGTAACTCCGACCTCTGCGGAGGGGGCAATGTTCACCTGGCATCTCTGACCCTGAAGGAGGGTCCCTGGGGGTCCAGGACCCAGACTCCAGCAGAGGGTGTTGCCTGGCAGGGGCTGAGAAGCCCTTCCCTCCAGATCCAGCTGCCCCTCTGGGGTGCAGAGCGGGGCTTGGGTGATGCCCATAGAAACAGGAAGCAAACAGAAGGAGGAaatcccttctccctccttcagtTCTAATAGGCCTCACAGTCTCCTTCTAGCACTTTCTACGGGCAGAACCTACCAGGAGCCCAGGCAAAGGAAAACTGTAGACTGCGGTCGCAACTGCGGCATCACAAAAGCAGAGTGTGGAGGGTGGGTTCGGGGTTCTCAGGAGGAGAACtgaaaagggtaggaagggtCTTACCTAACTGGTACCATCTTGAGATGCCATTGCTGTTTCTGGGCCAGGTCAGGGTTTCAaagcgtgctctctctccccctccctcttcctaccCTCTCCCCACTTTGGTGGGTCCTTCGGAGACCCCACTCATCACCAGTGGTCTCTGACTGCTGTCCCCTGACCTGTGTGCATGCATCCTACTGCTGTAGTCATTTATCTCCTCCTTGGACCCTAAGCATCCAGAACCCACCTCCGGCTTTTCCCCAGGGGGAGCCTGTCTGCCCCAGTGAGCACCCATCTAAGATAGGACCTAAGGCCCCAGTTCTCTCAGAGAACCACACATCTGGTCCACAGGACACACGTCCTCTCTCGTCCCAAGCCAGCACTGGGAGTGCTGGCCTGtccaccctcctccaccctccaccctgccaGCCAGCTATGACATGAGATTGCTCAGCTCTGAGTAAAACCTGGTCCCACAGGTCACCCTATCTGCAGGGCACACAGATCATGTTCTTCAAAACATCCCATCGAATCTCCTCTTATAGCCCCTGAGGCGAAAGGCAGGCTGGGGTGTGGGGACCCTCTGTTCACAGCACGTCTCTTCAAAGAAATCATCTCAGTCTGGGTTTTAGGGTCACATCAGGAGTTCCTGACCATCCCACATGGAAGACCGGCCAAGTCCGAGGTATTGCATCTCAGATTTAGTATTTAACATCTATCGCCTCATGATGTCTTGGCCAAAACTTGCAGTTCAACAAGCTGTTGCTCTTGTGATCCCCACGGTGCCTGGCAAGTAACTGGGACAGGCTGACCTATGGGTTGACTCTCAGTTCTGTGTGTTGCCCAGGAGGAGGACGTGCTCAGGTATCACGTGGTCTTGGAGGAGAAACTCCTGAAGAACAACCTGCACAACGGCATGCACCGGGAGACCATGCTGGGCTTTTCCTTCTTCATCGGCTTCTTCCTCCGTGACGACCAGGTGCGATCCTTTTACTTACCACCCAGgaaggagggggtgcctgggcagcccagtcagttaagcgtccgactcttggtttcggctcaggtcatgatctcatgggtttcgtgggttcgagccccgcctcaggctctgccctggcagcatggagcctgcttgggattctctctctctccctctctctctgcccctcccctgctcctgctgtctctagctctctcaaaataaatatataaaccaaaaaacaaaaccaaaacaacaggaATGACAGGAATGAGGGTCTTAGCGCCTATCCACCATCATCACTTCCTTGTTGAAACAAATCTCACCAGTGCTTCCTCCGCCTTATCCACAAAGGACAGTTGCCTATGTTCCACCgtaaagagaaaacagactgtCAAGCTTCAACACACTCC from Panthera uncia isolate 11264 unplaced genomic scaffold, Puncia_PCG_1.0 HiC_scaffold_1114, whole genome shotgun sequence includes:
- the LOC125916768 gene encoding stabilin-2-like, translated to MLATSLQGNFLHLAKADGNVTIEGASVIDSDNAATNGVIHIINKVLVPRRSLTGSLPNLLTRLDQMPNYSIFRGYIIQYNLASAIEAADAYTVFAPNNDAIENYIREKKIATLEEDVLRYHVVLEEKLLKNNLHNGMHRETMLGFSFFIGFFLRDDQLYVNEAPINYTNAATDKGVIHGLGKVLEIQKNRCDNNDTTIVQGKCGKCSQQPICPPGTKPLGEETRRCIYTFYFMGKRSVFIGCQPSCMKTVIVSIRIESPFQFLQQMGKCNHMSYFSDAFTCIPSASPLPPHHPHSSCHRHSR